The following nucleotide sequence is from Vicinamibacteria bacterium.
ACGTCGCGAACGGATTCCGCGAACACCCAGCGCAAACCTGTGTCGGCCAACGCGGCCGCCGCGCGACCGATGCGCCCGGTATACTCCACGACCGTGGTGACTCCTCCTCGTATGGATTCGAGAGCACCCATGACGGCCATGAGCGTGCCCTCCTCCTCGGAGAGGAGGCTTCCGGGCGAGATGGCCAGGCGATAGCTGTTGGGGAATCCGAAGTCCTCGTTGAAACCGCGCGCGAGCGTCGCCGCGAGATGGGCATGACAGTTGATGAGGCCGGGAAGCAGCGCCTTCCCGCGTCCTTCGTACACCTCGGCACGAGGACGCGTGCGGAGGACTTCATCCGTGGGCCCGATCGCCACAATCCTGTCGCCTTCGACCGCGAGCGCCACGTCGTGTCGAACGTCGTCGGGATTCACGACGGTGGTATGTGTGAAGACGACGGACTCTCCCGGCGACGGCTGGGCTTTCAGTCCGCGTTCGTCGAGAAGAAGAGCTGCGGCACCCGCACCAGCGCTCGCGAGCAGCTGGCGCCGGCTGAGGTTGATAGCGGAGTCAGGCATAACTCGGGATCCATAGTCGACTCGCGGGTGCAAGTCAATCCGGCGCCTCGCGCTTCACCGGCTCGAGCGGCGCTCATCGAGCCGGTCCAGGCTCCGTAGCGAAGTCTATTCCGCCAGGACGAAATCCACTGGTCCTTCGAAACACACCAGCGCAACCAACTCGCCCTGGCCCGCGTTGACTTCCGAATGTACGCCGCCCCCCGGCTGAACCACGAACGCCCCGGGGCCATAGACATCCGTCGAGGTGGCGCCATTGCCCTTGGTTCGAGTCTTGAACTCACCCTTGATCAGCACGGCACGATAGGTCGATGAATGGCTGTGCCAGGGTTCCGTGTAGCCCTCTCGGAAAACGCACCAGAACGGCAGCCGGCCCGGTGGCCGGATTGCCCCATAACACGGCGACCTCTACGGGGGCTCCCTTCTCCGATCGGGCCGAACTGCAGATCCTCATAAGCCGTGATTGATTTCTCTGTCATCGAATCTGTCTCCTCGCAGGTTTCTCTGTAATTCGTTCAGCCCTTATACAGGAACCGACCGGTCATTGTCGCCAGGATTCGTCAAGTTGAAGCATTACTTGAGTCGGCGAAGACGTGGTCGTCGGCGCCGCTCCGGCCGGTTGCGCAGAACGGCAGTCGCGATGAGGTTCGTGCCGTCGCTGGAACGCCCGATTGCATGAGGTGGCGCCTCCCCCTACAATCGCCAAAACTCCGAAGCGGAGATCGCATGAGCGCAATGACTCTGACCGTCAATGGACGTTCTTACTCTCTGGACGTCGATCCTTCCACGCCGCTCCTCTACGTCCTGAGCGACGACCTCGAGCTCCGTGGACCCAAGTTCGGCTGCGGGCTGGCCCAATGCGGAGCCTGTACCGTGATCGCGGACGGTCGGGCCATTCGCTCGTGCGTCACGCCGGTGGAGACCATGGATGGCGCCGACATCACGACGCTGGAAGGTCTGGGCACACCCGAGAGCCCGCACCCGATTCAACGCGCCTTCATCGATGAGCAGGCGGCCCAGTGTGGATTCTGCCTGAGCGGTGTCATCCTGACGGCGAAGGCTCTTCTCGACGAGAACCCGAAGGCAACCGACGCCGAGATTCAAGAGGCCCTGTCGACGGTGCTCTGCCGTTGTTTCGTTCACGTACGGATGTTTCGAGCCATTCGCCGCTATGCCACGGAGCGTGCGGGATGACTGCCGATGTTTCTCGCCGCGACTTCTTGAAGGGAGCCGGCTGTCTCATCGTCAGCTTCAGCGCCACGGGCTCGGTGCTGAGCTCGCGCCGCGGCGCGGCGCAGATTTCCGGAGTGCCGGGCGATCAGCTCGACTCCTGGCTCGCCATCGGAGCCGACGGGCGCGTCACCGTCTACACGGGCAAATGCGAGCTCGGTCAAGGGCTCGCAACGGCACAGATGCAGCTGGTCGCCGAAGAGCTCGTCGTCCCGCTCGATCGAATCACTCTGATCCAATGTGATACCGAGCAGACGCCCGACCAGGGCACGACTTCCGGAAGCCAGTCACACCCAACCAATTTCAACGACCGCAACCTGGCCCAGGCCGCGGCCACGGCTCGGGAAGCGTTGCTTCGCATGGCGGCAGAGCGTCTCGATGTGTCCATCCCCGAGCTTCAAATCGATAACGGGGTCGTCCGGTCTCGCACCGGCGGTAAGAGCACCCGTTACGGAGAGCTCGTGGGCGGGAAGAGGTTCCACTTGCCGCTCGACAACGGCGCTCGACGCCGCCCTCCGAGCGACTGGCGGGTGATGGGAGCTCCGGTGCCACGCGCCGAGCTCCCCGATCTGGCGACCGGCCGTTTCGAGTTCGTGCACAACGTGCGCGTGCCCGGGATGCTGCACGGCCGGGTGGTACGACCCCGGTCGGTAGGCGCCAAGCTCGTCAGCGTGAACGATGAATCCGTCGAGGACGTGCCGGGACTCGTGAAAGTGGTCGTCAAGAACGATTTCGTCGGCGTCGTTGCCGAGAAACCCTGGCAGGCCATCCAGGCAGCCGAGAAGCTGAGCTGCGAATGGAGCCCCGGCCCCGCGCTCGTCAGCCAGAACGACTTCTACGAGCACCTGCGACGTCAAGAACCGAGGAGCGACCGGCTGGTGGTGGACTCCAAAGACGTCGATGCCACGCTCGAGAGAGCAGCGAGAATCGTCTCCGCCACCTATCGACATCCCTACCAGATGCACGGATCCGTGGGAAGCTCGTGCGCCGTCGCCGACGTCAAGGACGGGAAGGTCGTCCTCTGGTCGGCTTCTCAGGCGGTGCATCATCTGAAGCAGACGGCCGCCATGCTTCTCGGCGTGTCGCCCAACGACGTACGCGTGATATTCAAGATGGGATCGGGATGTTACGGGCTCAACGGTGCCGATACCGTGTCCTACGACGCGGCCCTTCTGTCGCAAGCCGTCGGCCGACCCGTTCGCGTGCAGTTATCCCGGCAGGACGAAATGGCGTGGGAGAACTACGGCTATGCGTACGTGATCGATCAGCGGCTGGGGCTCGACTCGGAAGGGAAGATCATCGCCTGGGACTACGAGGCCTGGTTCCCCACGTTGGGCAGCCGCCCGCGCACCGGAACGCCCGGAAACGTGGTCACGGGCTTTCTGGCCGGTTTCGAGCCGGCAGCAGTCACCGAGCCATCGCCCGCTGAGGATCCACGCGCCTTCAACAACGGCAGCAACGCCGCGCCTTCTTACGTTACCGGATGCATCGGCGGAAGCTGCGGCGGCACCGGAACCATAAAGAGCGAGCGGGTGCTCACGCACAACGTTCGGTCCATGTTCTTCACTGGACCTTTGAGATCGCCATCACGGCTCCAGAACACCTTTGCCCACGAGTCGATCATGGACGAGGCGGCCGCCGAGGCAGGAATGGATCCGGTGTCCTATCGACTGGATCATCTGCGCGACTCGAGATTGATCGAGGTGTTGAAAGCGGTCGCCGCTAAAGCCAACTGGGATCCGCGCCCCTCCCCCAGGCGCGATCTGACGGAAAGCGGCGTCGCTTCGGGTCGTGGGATCGCTTGCGTGCTCTACGAAGGTGACAATGGCTACTGCGCCCTGGTTGCCAACGTCGATGTGAATCGAGATACCGGAGATGTGTCGGTGACGCGCCTGGTGGCCGGAGTCGACTGCGGTCCGATCTCGAACCCTGATGGACTCGGCAACCAGGTCGAAGGAGGCACCCTCCAGGGAGTGAGCCGTGCGCTCCTCGAAGAGGTTACCTGGGACGAGAAAAAGGTGACTTCGGTGGACTGGGGAACGTACCAGAGTCTGCCGCTCGGCTTCGAGGTGCCCGAGGTGGAGACGGTCCTCATCGATCGTCGCGACGTAGAAGCGATGGGCGCCGGCGAGACCACCATCACCCTCGCCGCTGCCGCCATCGGAAATGCGATCTTCGACGCCACCGGCGTTCGGATTCGAGAGGTGCCCTTTACCAAGGAGCGCGTGAAGGCGGCTCTAACCGAGGCCATATCGTGAAGTCGTGACGGCCGACACCCTCGTCATCAACGGCCGCGTCGTCGACGGCACCGGCGCGCCCTCGCGTTTGGGTGACGTCGCGATCCGAAACGGCCGCATCGTTCCGCCACCACCTCGCGCCGAGGCGGCCGAGATCATCGACGCTTCGGGCAAAGTCGTGGCACCGGGATTCATCGATATTCATTCTCACGGCGACCTCGTGCTCGCCTGGCCCGACGATGGGCGTCGGTCGCTTCTCGAGGGCAGGCTGGCCCAGGGCATCACGACCGAGATCGTCGGCAACTGCGGCCTCGGCGCGGCTCCTCTGTTCGGTCACGCGAGCGGGCTCCTCCCGGCCATCAACGGATGGATGTCCCCCGCGAGCTTCGATTGGGGCTGGCGCGATCTCGACGGCTACTTCGAGCACCTCGAAGCGCTCGGCCTTCCCGTGAACGTCGGAAGCCTGGTAGCACACGGGCCTCTCCGCCTGGGGGCGGCTCACCTGGCGCCCGGTGACGCTCCCAACGAAGCACGCCGGGAAATGGAACGCCGTCTCGACGAATCGCTCGAGCAGGGCGCCTTCGGCTTGTCGGCGGGACTCATCTACCCGCCGGGCATGTACACGTCGACTGCGGAGCTTCTCGCTCTGGCGAAGCGACTCGTGGGTCGCGACGGTCTCTTCACCTGCCACATCCGAGGCTCGAGCGAAACACTTCTCGACGCCGTCGCGGAGCTCGTCGGCATCGGCCGCGATAGCGGGGCTCGGGTCCACCATTCGCACGCGGAGGCGGTGGGACGGCCTCATTGGACGAAGCTCCGGCATCTTCTCGCGATGGAAGACGAGGCTCGACGCGACGGCGTTCGCCTGAGTGCGGACATGTTCCCCTACACCGTGGCCGCCACGATGATGCTCGCGATCTATCCGCCGTGGTCTCTCGAGGGCGGCCTCTCGAAGCTCGTGGAGCGGCTTCAGGACTCGGAAACGCGCGAGACGATCCGCCGCGACATCGAGACCGTGACCCCGTCCTGGCCTCCCTGGACGGAAGGCGGCTGGCCGCATAATCTCGTGAAGGCCGTTGGCTGGGACCGCATTCTTGTTTCAACGGTGGGCTCCGAGAAGAACCGCGAGCTCGAGGGAATGTCGCTCGTGTCCCTTGGAGAGGCTCGGGGGAGTCACCCCTTCGACGCCATCTCGGACCTGATGATCGAAGAGGAGGGACGCGTCGGGCAGTTCGTCCTGGACATCACCGGAGACGACGGTCTGGCGACGCTCGTCGAGAACCCCGACATCGCCTTCATCACCGACGCAAACGACTACGGCAAGGGAAAACCGCACCCGGCCGCTTACGGCAGTTTTCCCCGCGTGCTCGGCCGTTACGTTCGCGGCGAGAGACGGCTGAGCCTCGAAGAAGCGGTTCGCCGCATGACCTCCCTTCCCGCGGACACCATCGGCATCCGCAACCGGGGACGCCTCGTCGAAGGCGCGCATGCCGACATCGTGATCTTCGACCCCAACGAGGTCAAAGACCTCGCGACGCTCGACGCTCCCCGGCAAAAGGCCCGCGGCATCGAGAGAGTGCTCGTCAACGGCAGCAGCGTGTACGCCGAGGGCAAGCCAACCGGAGAGCTTCCCGGCACCACACTGAGACGCGGCGGGGAGTAAGGGAACGATTCGAGGCCTCGATCAGGCGCGAATCTCCCAGATGCTCTCGACCTCGACGGCGATGTCCGACGGAAGCGAGCCCATTCCAACCGCCGCGCGGACGCCTTTGCCCGCCTCGTCACCGAATACCTGGACCATGAGATCGCTATAGCCGTTGATCACCTGCGGCTGCTGAGTGAAATCGGGTGCCGCGTTCACCATGCCGAAGGTCCGGACCAGACGGACCACGCGATCGAGGCTTCCGAGCGCTTTTTTCATCGTCGCCAGCACGTTCAAGGCGGTGGCCCGCGCCGCGAGCCGACCGTCGTCGAGTGTGAGCCCGGCGCCCACTTTGCCCGGCTTCACGCCTTCGATGTTCGCCGGTCCGTGACCGGAAATGTAGAGCATGTTCCCGGATATCACGGCCGTGACGTAGGTCGCGACCGGATTGGGAGGGTCGGGGAGCGTGATGCCGAGCTCCTTCAAACGATCTTCCGGCCCGGCGACGATTGACTTCCCCCTGGCGCGAACGACGCTGGGAAGAAACGCTGCCGCCGCCGTAATCAATCCACCGCTCAAGAACCCGCGCCGATTGGACTTCGTGGTCATGTCTGTCTCCTCCAGAAAAAATTCAGCGGCGAGAATATCAGAAGTCGCGAGCTCCGCGTCGAAGTTGCTCGAGGAACTACTTCATGTCTTGGCACACCTGTGCCAAGATACGCGAGCCATGTCCCTCGCCGCGGGAACGCGTGTAGGTCCTTACGAGATCGTCGCGCCGATCGACTCCGGCGGCAGGTTACCAGCCTTGGCTCCGCAGAAACTCCTGAAGCCTCGTATCCGTGAGCGACAATTCAGGAAGCCAGATCCCTACGCGCTCGCGGGTCCACCACGCATCGTCACCGAGCGGCGCAAACCGGTAGCGGTAGAGCTCGACGCGAATCTCGAGCGGCGGTCGGTCGGGAAACGGGTTCGCCTCGATGAGCCTCAAGGTGAGCGGATCGTTTTGCAGGAGCTTCCACACGAGATGCGCGACCCAGGGGTACTGCTCCAAGCGCCCCATCGCCGCAAACCACAAGAGCCAGTCGAGCCGGTAATGGTACGGGGTGATCACGCACGGCCGGCGATCCACGTCGGTGGGCTTGCACTTGAACTCGTAGGTGAGCCATTCGGCATCGTCTCCCCCCCGTCCCTCGAACACGAGCTCGTAGCGCTCCCGGCCCACGCTTCCAAACGCGCCATAGGTGTTGACCAGATGGAGCTGGTCGAACGACGTGTTCATGACCTGGCGTGTCGAGAGAAGGTTGGCCACCGGAGCGATGCTTCCGAAAGCCACGTAAATGCACAGCGCCGTGGCCGCGACCTGCTGAGCGCGATGGAACCCCAGGAGTCGGAGTCGTGAAAGTCTTTTGCGAAAATGGGTCGACGCAAGGGGTGCGAAGAAAGAGTCGTCGAAACAAGCGAGTGCGGGGATGATCGTGAGCCAGTTGAGAAAGGCGAGATTCCCGCTCGCGATCAGCATCACCTGGAAGCTCACGATCAGCACACCGGCCACATGCCTCGCCCGGCGGGGCCCGAAGACGAGAAACGGCACGACCACTTCGCACAGATGATTGAACAGCACGCCGAGCTCGAGAAACCAGCGTGGCATGAAATGGAGTACCGGACTCGAGGGGTTGGGGACGGGCTGGGTCTCGAAGTGGTAGAAGAGACACGTGAGGTCGGTCCAGCACGAGTCGCCTCGGAGCTTGATGAGGCCAGCACCGAGCATGATGCGAAAGATGAGCCACCGATGGAGCCATATCACCGCCACGGGCGGCGGACGTCGCGGAAACGGACGGCCATCGAAGAGAGGACAGAGAAAAATCGCGAGAAAGCCCGTCTCGAGAAGCTGGATCTCCCAGCCGAACGAATACCAGCCCTGGCCGATGTGCACGAACGACATGTAGAGCCACCAGAGAAAGAAGAGGATGATGCCGTTCGCATGTCCGAATAGCACCAGAAGAGAGACGATCGCGCCGAGCCACGCCAACCGCACGAGGAACGCGTCGGATGCGCGCAGCCAGAAAATACTCGGAAGCTGAAGAAATCCCGACGTTCTCGAACCGAGCGCGCCCTCGACACGCTCGAGATAATCCACCGCGGGGGTGAGTCCTTCGCTTCCGATGAGCGCAAGCCCGTCGTTCACGAGGGCCAAGAACCCGACGAAGTAGACGAGCCCGAGAAGCCGCAGTATCAGGAATCGCGTAATCCAGTAGCTCGGGCGCGACTCGGGATTCCAGAGACGATCCCAAAACGAAGGCGGGGGTTGGGCAAAGAGCTCCGCGTCACTCATGTTTCTCGACCGTAGCCGGACTACGTCTAGTCAAGGGAGCCAAAGACGGTCGGCTCGAGCGCACGAAGTCCCACCGTTCGACGCGCATCGTGCACGGATCGTACACGCTTTGCACTCCCCGGGACTTCTTGACAGTCCAAAATCTTCCGTGGTTCACTGGGCGCGATGACAACGCAATCGCCGCTGGCGGCAGGCTGCGCGCTGGTGCTTCTGTTCTCGGCCGTGGCGGCCTCCACTCAGCGGGCGAGAACCAAGGAACAGGCCCGGG
It contains:
- a CDS encoding (2Fe-2S)-binding protein; this translates as MSAMTLTVNGRSYSLDVDPSTPLLYVLSDDLELRGPKFGCGLAQCGACTVIADGRAIRSCVTPVETMDGADITTLEGLGTPESPHPIQRAFIDEQAAQCGFCLSGVILTAKALLDENPKATDAEIQEALSTVLCRCFVHVRMFRAIRRYATERAG
- a CDS encoding molybdopterin cofactor-binding domain-containing protein — encoded protein: MTADVSRRDFLKGAGCLIVSFSATGSVLSSRRGAAQISGVPGDQLDSWLAIGADGRVTVYTGKCELGQGLATAQMQLVAEELVVPLDRITLIQCDTEQTPDQGTTSGSQSHPTNFNDRNLAQAAATAREALLRMAAERLDVSIPELQIDNGVVRSRTGGKSTRYGELVGGKRFHLPLDNGARRRPPSDWRVMGAPVPRAELPDLATGRFEFVHNVRVPGMLHGRVVRPRSVGAKLVSVNDESVEDVPGLVKVVVKNDFVGVVAEKPWQAIQAAEKLSCEWSPGPALVSQNDFYEHLRRQEPRSDRLVVDSKDVDATLERAARIVSATYRHPYQMHGSVGSSCAVADVKDGKVVLWSASQAVHHLKQTAAMLLGVSPNDVRVIFKMGSGCYGLNGADTVSYDAALLSQAVGRPVRVQLSRQDEMAWENYGYAYVIDQRLGLDSEGKIIAWDYEAWFPTLGSRPRTGTPGNVVTGFLAGFEPAAVTEPSPAEDPRAFNNGSNAAPSYVTGCIGGSCGGTGTIKSERVLTHNVRSMFFTGPLRSPSRLQNTFAHESIMDEAAAEAGMDPVSYRLDHLRDSRLIEVLKAVAAKANWDPRPSPRRDLTESGVASGRGIACVLYEGDNGYCALVANVDVNRDTGDVSVTRLVAGVDCGPISNPDGLGNQVEGGTLQGVSRALLEEVTWDEKKVTSVDWGTYQSLPLGFEVPEVETVLIDRRDVEAMGAGETTITLAAAAIGNAIFDATGVRIREVPFTKERVKAALTEAIS
- a CDS encoding D-aminoacylase; translation: MTADTLVINGRVVDGTGAPSRLGDVAIRNGRIVPPPPRAEAAEIIDASGKVVAPGFIDIHSHGDLVLAWPDDGRRSLLEGRLAQGITTEIVGNCGLGAAPLFGHASGLLPAINGWMSPASFDWGWRDLDGYFEHLEALGLPVNVGSLVAHGPLRLGAAHLAPGDAPNEARREMERRLDESLEQGAFGLSAGLIYPPGMYTSTAELLALAKRLVGRDGLFTCHIRGSSETLLDAVAELVGIGRDSGARVHHSHAEAVGRPHWTKLRHLLAMEDEARRDGVRLSADMFPYTVAATMMLAIYPPWSLEGGLSKLVERLQDSETRETIRRDIETVTPSWPPWTEGGWPHNLVKAVGWDRILVSTVGSEKNRELEGMSLVSLGEARGSHPFDAISDLMIEEEGRVGQFVLDITGDDGLATLVENPDIAFITDANDYGKGKPHPAAYGSFPRVLGRYVRGERRLSLEEAVRRMTSLPADTIGIRNRGRLVEGAHADIVIFDPNEVKDLATLDAPRQKARGIERVLVNGSSVYAEGKPTGELPGTTLRRGGE
- a CDS encoding RidA family protein, with the translated sequence MTTKSNRRGFLSGGLITAAAAFLPSVVRARGKSIVAGPEDRLKELGITLPDPPNPVATYVTAVISGNMLYISGHGPANIEGVKPGKVGAGLTLDDGRLAARATALNVLATMKKALGSLDRVVRLVRTFGMVNAAPDFTQQPQVINGYSDLMVQVFGDEAGKGVRAAVGMGSLPSDIAVEVESIWEIRA
- a CDS encoding lipase maturation factor family protein; this translates as MSDAELFAQPPPSFWDRLWNPESRPSYWITRFLILRLLGLVYFVGFLALVNDGLALIGSEGLTPAVDYLERVEGALGSRTSGFLQLPSIFWLRASDAFLVRLAWLGAIVSLLVLFGHANGIILFFLWWLYMSFVHIGQGWYSFGWEIQLLETGFLAIFLCPLFDGRPFPRRPPPVAVIWLHRWLIFRIMLGAGLIKLRGDSCWTDLTCLFYHFETQPVPNPSSPVLHFMPRWFLELGVLFNHLCEVVVPFLVFGPRRARHVAGVLIVSFQVMLIASGNLAFLNWLTIIPALACFDDSFFAPLASTHFRKRLSRLRLLGFHRAQQVAATALCIYVAFGSIAPVANLLSTRQVMNTSFDQLHLVNTYGAFGSVGRERYELVFEGRGGDDAEWLTYEFKCKPTDVDRRPCVITPYHYRLDWLLWFAAMGRLEQYPWVAHLVWKLLQNDPLTLRLIEANPFPDRPPLEIRVELYRYRFAPLGDDAWWTRERVGIWLPELSLTDTRLQEFLRSQGW